GACAGTGTGAGAGAAACCAACGCCAGATTTGAAGACGGTATATTGCTTGTGCTTTAtcaaccccccaaaaaaaaaatctacaaaaaaaaaaaaaatcagaagagtgaaaataaataattaataatTCTCCCTtctcagtgttggggaagctacacTGAAAATAGTTTACCAAGTTACCAATTACTTTGCACTGGAAGAAAATAAGCTGCACTTATAgcttacttaactaaagttaTTTTGAAAAAAATGTGTTCACTACATCCAGACTACTACATGAAAGATTTAGAtataagaatttgaaatgtcagactacaaattgcaagtcAGATCACCCTGGAGTCAAATATTCATAATTTAGCCCTATTAAAACACCAAAACATTTTCAAGTGACAATTAAGTAAGTCTGAGGCTGAAAAATAAGTTGCAAactttacacttttttttttatttttttttttaaatagtgcaGTTCGCTACACACCAaaaaagtaattaactactgaaaacaagtccaatatttgaatttagttcaactacctcCAAGCTAGTGAAAAATGTAGTTAAATGACTAGTTGCACTACATGTAGTTCGACACCCCAGCACTGCCCCTTCTTATGattacagtacaaaaaaaaagaaaatatagAATATGAACAAACTCAAACATAAATCAGAACAAAAAGTGGACACCGTGTCAGATGCTCATTTCTCAGACATGAGGCAGAGTATGTAAAGCAACAACAAAGAGCTTGAACCgagaagcaaaaaaaaaaaagtgagtgCCAACTGCCATCCCTCCTGGGTCTCGTTTAGAAGGGTCCGAAACCCTGTTACCTGAGCTGGTCTGCAGGCAGGAGGGATGGCCACCTCGGCTTGAAAACATTTGCACCAGTTTCAGAGattatgaacatgacccaggtctGAAATCAACCCTTAGCTCCAACTCCTAAGCCCTTTTTGATGAACAACTGTAGCGTTAAAGGAAGTAATGTGTAGTAATGTTAGGAAAAATTCCACCTAGCTTCCTGAGGATTAGATGACTGACTTGGCTCTATAAGCATATTGCTCAACAGCAATCCTTCCAGAAGTACGGGGGCCGTCAAGCCGTGTCTAGTGGTTGGGGCTAAAGATTCACTTCGGACTGGGTGATAGTCTGACTGGCACTATATGGCAGGTGCACTGCTCTCTATCCCAAACCACATCTGGGATTTGCAGTACTACTATACATTGTAGCTGTAGTCCGTCAGGTAGTTCTTTAGCCTGTTGGGTAAAGGCAGCTCCTGCACCTGCCTGGTGGCGTTGTTGATGGCGATCCGGGACAGGTGCTGTAGAGAGGGCGTGGCAGTGTACACAGGCTTAGTCAGTAGCAGCTGAACCGTCCCGTTGGGTGGGGCCAGGGACTGCGACGCCCCTGACAACGCACCTTTACTGGTAGTCCTGGACAGCTGCACGTAGTGCTCCACCAGGTGCACCACACTGTCAAACTGTTTGAGCTTGGGCTTGATCAGCACCACCGAGTCCAGTTTAAACTTCCCCTCCTTGTACTCGATGCGCAAGTTGGTTGGGCCGGCGGAGGTCATGGCAGAGATGGTGAACAGGTAGTCCCTCTGGGAGCTGTCTCGCAGCAGGAAGGTGCCCTCTGATGCATCCTGGAGAATCTCTTTGGCTTCGTTGGCGGTCAGGCTGCCCCAGTACCAGCCTgttaggagagagaaagacacgcATGCATTAGCACAaggagacaggacaacacacaaCATTGGGTTATTCAAAGAAAACAAGATCGCTTTATGAGAAAAGACAGTAATCCAAATCCAAATCTCATGCACAAACGCACATAGTCAAAAATTATGAACATGAAACTAAACCTGAATTTAAGCCTTAACCCTAAAAAAAAGCCCTTCATACTGTCCACAGAAATTTTAAAACAAATTCCACTTGGTCTTAGAGAGTGGGTTAACATGTTAAATTCTCACAATTTTTGTAGTGCTTTTGTAGTGAAATGTATGAGAGGACTCTCTGCAGTTAATGTACACTGCAGCAGCGACTGtctacctccacccccccccttCTCACTGACCCCCTCAACCCAAAAACTAAGTTTGACTGGATTTGTGGAGGTTAGAGATTTTCCAGTACTTTTGTacactttttagccagtagttctgaaagtagcactcacAAACTGGTATCCTTTagtgcagggttccccaactggcagcccACAGGTGGTTTTATTTGGTCCCCCAAGTAATTAATTAATTATATATATCTCCCTCTcacactgcattcggaaagtattcagaccccgtcCCTTTTCGCACATTCTgctacgctacagccttatttacataagtattcagaccctttgctacgagactcaaaATTttgctcagatgcatcctgattccattgatcatcctcgattggacatgatttggaaaggcaccacctatctatataaaaggtccccagttcacagtgcatgtcagagcaaaaaccaagccatgaggtcaaaggaattgtccgtagagctccgaaacaggattgcgttgaggcacagatctggggaagggtaccaaaatatagctgcagcattgaaggttcccaagaacagtggcctcaatcattcttaaatttaagaagtttggaaccaccaagactcttcttagaactggccgcccagccaaactgaaccatcgggggagaagggccttggtcagggaggtgaccaagaacctgatggtcacattgacagagctctatagttcctctgtggatatggtagaaccttccagaaggaccatcatctctgcagcactatactaatcaggcctttatggtgtagcggccagacggaagccactcaggaaaaggcacgacagcccgcttggagtgtgccaaaaggtacctaaaggactctcagaccatgagaaataagtttctctggtctgatgaaaccaagattgaactctttggcctgaatgccaagcgtcacatctggaggaaacctggcaccatccctacagtgaagcatggtggtggcagcataatgctgtggggatgtttatgaGCAGCAGGGacatggagactagtcaggaaaggaaaagatgaacgttcgcaaagtacagagagatccttgatgaaaacctcctccagagagctcaggacctcagactggggtgacggttcaccttcaacaggacaacgcccctaagcacacaaccatgacaacacaggagtggcttcgggacaagtctctgaatgtccttgagcgacccagccagagtccgaatttgaatccgatctaacatctctggagagagctgaaaatagctgtgctgcgtttctccacatccaacctgacagagcttgagaggatatgcagagaagaaatgggagaaactccccagatacaggtgtgccaagcttgtagcgtcatacaagaagacttgaggctgtaatcgctgccaaaggtgctaacAAAGTACTGCataaagggtctgattacttatgcAAATGTAATGGCTACGCCCctgcccattcatgtgaaatccatagattagggcctaatgaatgtatctcaattgactgatttccttaactgtaactcagcaaaatattTGAAatagttgcatttatatttttggttcagtgtgtgtgtggatgtctaTATAAATCATCTTTAATTGAATTTATGTTGGACATAAGACTAAaaacaggaaatcagctccaagtgatttattCCCACGTATAATAATGAAACATGATCACGattacaaatgtaagcaaggtttgaaattattatgttttagtcaaatattatctgtttgggcttcttgaggTCAATTTGCAGTAAACTAatatgtaattatgttccggccctcgACCATCCActcaatgttttttatttttacatcgGCTTGCAGCTGAACCTAGTTGATGATCACTGctttagtgtgtgtactttactgtatttatacttgagATATCGCTTTTCAACAGTAAAAGTTGGCACAGATTCCCCACATAGTTGCGAGTTATGAGCTTTGCTTAGAAACAATGTGCTTTTCTGGGAATTtagaaagatttttttttaatcttcATCATCTCCAACACCAGCCCAACATCAACATGTGAAAATTGCAcatctatgttttgtagtaaataaagataagtgtttccaattaCATCAACCAATTAGTAAGCAATGCCTACTAATAATTGCCGATGTCATTGAAAACACTCATCTCCCATCTTCACATATGATGTTGGCCATGTTGCTGGAGATGAATATGAAGTTACAATTTTTATTTCCCTTTAACGATAATACATGCCTCTTAAAATACATTAAAGATGCTTGATCTTTGAAGAGCTCACACATGTTTACCTAATAAAATGACCACCTCCATTTTAAGATCACATTGGACAAGATCTTCATGATCCCCCCTCTCCACAGCATTCCAATAATGGCAATCCTATATATAAATTCACTCCAACAGCATTTTAAGTGAAACATACATTTCATTAGAACAGTAAATGAACACAAGTCTTGTGAAAAATGTACATCAATGCCAAACATGTGAATGAAGGCACATTGTATTAATTCATAGACATGTTCTGAACATGTTTTCATTTGAATGTgtctaattgtaaaaaaaaaaaaaaagttgtcttCCAACAAACTCACAATAACCTATAACAAAACTTCCTTATACATTCTGCGGCTTAAAAACAGTAACTCATGCACGAATTACTACGAAATTCAAGAGACCAAACCCGTTACTGTTCGGGATAAATATGGGTGAAATGCATTCATTGCATTCGATGAAATACCAAGTGTGCTTTATTTAGTTGTCATTTTCAACCATGCATAATGAGTACAGACAGTGCGTACTGCATGACCGCATGCATATCGTACTAGATAGGGGCACGAGCATTTAGATAAAGTTACTTTCAAACTAGTTTGCTTTACAAGCAGTCGTTTTTTTCAGGGCCATAGAGATACATGGTCTTGTTAGAGTTTTTATTGCAAAAAAATATTTGGAAAGTTAGGCTATATCGTTTATTTGTAATTCAGAAATGCTTTGACATTCTATGTCATGCTCGTATGTATATAACAGTACTGGGTACTGGTAAAACTACTAGAACCCTGAAAATAGGAACATTTAGTAATCATGTCGAAATGTGTGTGTAGAGGTAATCTAAAACTATAAAATGAGGACATGCACTGACCTGTATTTTTAAGGTCTTTCATGGCTTGACCGATGCGAGTCTCATCGGAGTCAACAACTCGCGACTCGGTATCCGTTCTTCTCTCATTTTCGATGGTCTCGGTGGATTCGGGTGAGTGGCAGGTCATTGGGGAACCACCCGAAATTGCCCAGCCGTAGGCCAAAAGACATCCGACAAATGCAAAAAGATTCCCCAAAAGACAGGCAGTTGCCCCACAGTCGCAAAACAAGTTTCTTCTGCAGGTTTCTTCTCGAATTTTATGAATGAATCGTCCTGTAAgtgaataaataaaaaacacgTAAATTAATGCAGTTTAACCACGGGCATTCGCGCTAGATACCAGCTAACGTTACATTGTGACATATCTGTTATGTGCTTGACTCCAGCCAcccgagtcatagactgttcgcTCTGCTACCGCACCACAAGCGGTAGCGATGCACCACCAGGACCCTGAAGAGCTTCTaccccccccaagccataagcctTCTAAATAGTtaaccggactatctgcattgacccacCTTTGCACTAACTCTTCCGACTCATCACATAAACTGCTGCTAACTGTTGCCTAGTCATTTTACCCCTACCCTTAAGTATCCTATCCTTAAGTATCCTACTTAAATatcctgcacatcaactcggtactggtacccctgtaacATAGAAATATAGCCGTGTgagaaccctaaccctataaaagGAGTGTAGTAATTTAATTTCTCGCTGAAATATGTTTCCAAAATCGTACCGCAAGTGATGCGTTTTAACGTTGAGCACGAACGTCGGGGTTCTAATTCCCCTGCCAGAAGATACTTCAATATGCGCTAAAGGTAACGTTAGTTGATGTATATGAATGGGGTTACCTTTGCGCaagctttaaaaaaaacatggcaaGTAAAGGGGGCACGaaacaaactgaacactgaaaagcCTAATTAATTCGCTTGATAAATCttcaataaaacaataaaaatgcACTTAAATGCTCGAGGTATTACAATTGCTGCGTGGAGATGAAACATTAGGAAACGTTTTTTATGTCTGCAttcaaaaatgaataaaaaacagATTAAGGCACGAGCTGCGAAGTCGACTACTTCTCGTGAATTGAAATGGCAGGTTAACTCACTATATGCAGTGCGCGGGATACTGAAAACAGATAAATCACCATCATCAGCCTTGTTCGGTGTTTGCAACTTGTCTATTGTAGCTATGCGTGATTATTTTGTGTAGGCTACTTTAAAGCGTCCATTGTGGTCGTGTAAATGTGCAACGTTTTTAAATAACCACTGTTCCAAAGCCAATAAAGCACGTGCCATCGACGTATGTTCACAACACATGTCTAACATTACAGTTTAGCTATCTAATGCTGACTAGCTAGTTTACAAAGTAAACATACCATGAACAGATAGTTATATGAATGAAATATCACCTATTTGCGAGTGGATCCAGCCCCAAACGACTCAACCGATGACCATTGAAATACACACTTCTCCCTAAAGAAAAGGGGACTAAGATGAATAAACAAAGCACAAAACCGTTCGTTAACTATACACTTCCATGgaacagctagctagtttagccatGTCGATCACATTGAAAGATGACAGATTACATAGTTCGTTTTCCATGTGGTAATATTTATCTTCTGGCGGGCTAATCAATCGGTTGTCATTTTTGGCGAGATGGCAAACTAAGAATATTTTCCAACCCGTGGTGCAAAACAGGCGATGACAGCGAACGAGGCAAGTCGACTCCGCACGACTCGCTTGCTGCTGGTAATGTTAAGATTTAAAATACCATGCAGAAAGTCACCAAACCACGCTTGTCTTGTGTTTAGTACAAATCCCAATGACAGTCTTTTCCGCGGCGTTGAATCCCCTTCCTTCGGTATGTGTTTTGAATAACCAAATCCCCATTAAACCCACAGCTATACACAAAAGACCGATTTCCAAGAACTTTCCAGGAATCGCGTCACGTGGTGTAGAGCGCAACCATTTTTAAGGTAGTGCCAAGCCAGCTGCACCACATGAATATATTTGCGTGCTCATAATGTATATGCGTGTGTATGATAGAGAATGGAAGAAAGAGAGCGATTTTTTTTACAAAATTCCAAGAAAATCCTTTCGAAGAAAGCTGCATTTTCATGGAAACCATGAAGTGTCTAGTTCCCTGCGCGCTCCTAAACCCTAACCCGCCTGCTGCTATAgaatacagtaaacacacaaatcCCATTTAAAATGGGATTGTGCCCGTAGAATTAGTCTAACTCACCTTTTAATTAACCACCTTATTTGTTTGGCTTTGAATATACTGAGTCTTTGTTGGCGACTCACACGTGCTGTTATGTAGGCATTAATGATGGTCATTAAAGATGTAGGGTCCTAGTCAAAACGGGCGCGCTGTCCGCTGGGGCTTCGGCCACAGAGAGAGATGGTTGGGGTGCGGACGCAGCGGGAAAGACGAGCTGGTCCAGGGCCTCAAATCACTTTACACAACAAACAGCATGCTATTTGACAAATGTATGACCTCACTTAACAATTAGGCCTGGATCATTGATAGACTTTGGCAAATTAGTCTACTGCTGGCTTCATCTGCAAGGGTCAAATATGCAATACGCCTAGGGAAGCCACAAAGTGTCAAGGGTCAAGCCTGAAAGGAGAATTTCACCCACATAGACTGCCATAAAGGCCCTGAAGGGCTTCACTATATGTGTGTCGGAAAAGGTATTATGTTTCTGTGGACAATGTTTGAGCATCATAGGCTAGTCTAGACTATCACTATCACCTGGGGGTATGCTGGCGGTCCCTATAGCAAGAAGTTGAAAAAGGTTATGGGTGGTATTATCCACGCTCTGTGCTATGTACAGAAGTATGGGTTCAAACACTAATTTCTGCCTGACGCAGAATTCAAAGCAACTCAACATTGGGTTTCCAGGCAAGGGTTAAAAGTGTTGTTGAGTGGCGATTAGCGAATTTAAGGTAGACTAGTTCAACGAGTAATTTCACAACATTTTGCAGTCGCTTGGTGGTattgaactaaattcaaatcgTAGTAttttttcagtagttaattagcCTACTTTGTTTGCCATGTTGCGGTGTAGCTAACTTATGGAACTACACAATactttttttgcaaaaataaaatatgagTGAAGAAGCAAGAATTGTCTTACTTTTTGGGCATCAaacctgcctaattctcacttgaaacatgTTTTGCAATAGGCTAAATGACACATTCTGTGAACAGCTGACTGAATTATCTGTTCTTgaaatttgtagtctatgacattgcGTGTTTAGATATGATAATTTTTCATTAAGTAGTTTGAATGTAGTGACTTTAGTTGCTTAACTTCTTGCAGTGTGAAGTAGGCCTAATTGGTAGCTTGGTCAACTATATTTTCAGAATAGTTTCCCCACCACTGGTTAAAAACTGAACCACATTAAATGCGTTTGATGAATGGCTTATAGGGCATGTAAGCTAGAGGCAAAGTCAAATAACATTGTGCGAATTAGGCCTATATGCAATAAAAGTAGAAAATGTATACAGCAACTGGAAAAGTTTAGCATAAAACGAAATGTTGCATTGCTGATATTGGTTGATGTTTTGGTATTTCGATAAAACATCAGAAGTGGTTAATATAACACACAGATGCTCATTTGATTTCTAAATGATAactaaggctgcgtttacacaggcagccaaattCTGATAACATGTTCTAATTATTGACAAGATATTTGATCTGATTACGAATAATATCAGATTGGAACtgtctgtgtaaacgcagcctaactGGCCACAAGCATCGAATATCATCACATTTATTCAAGGATGCCTTGTAAATATATAATCCAAGTGCTCCATCTTTCGGTGAGATGGGTACAGGTTGTTTTTTAGTGGTACACCCGCCAGTAGATGGCAGCAAAGCGCATAAACCCTGGCTCTGTTGACGTCAGAGAGGAAACAGTCGGCGAATAAGAACATCTCGCGCGAATATAACATAAAATAAGAAAATGGTGGACGCGCGGTTCTTTTGAAAGGGCTCCAAAGTTTATCATCACATATTAAATATTTGGATCACCTTCGTATTTTGTGAATCAACGCCAACGGTGATTGGAAATCATTTGGTGAGTGTAATAGCATTTCATGAATGTCTGTATTAAAACATtgtggtagctggctagctagctaacgttacaggaATGGTGTAACTATACGTCAGTACTAAGTTACTAGTAGGTCAGTACGTTAGCGACTATATTAACCAAATATACTTTTCCGTGAACTTAAACGTtcattagctagatagctaaatgTCAACCAATCTATTTTGTAGATAGCTACTGAATAAAGTGTTAGCTTTTCTAAAAATCACACCGATTCAAATCTGACATGATTTCATCTTTAATTTTAAGGGGAGCCATGGTCATGGACACAGTGGAGACTCGATTCGCCCATTTGTTGCAGCCTATCCGGGAGCTCACGAAAAACTGGGACATTGATGTGGCCTCGGAGTTGGCAGATTATCTAGAGGAGGTAGGAATGAGCCCGTGACATGCATTATGGGGAAAATCATGTCAACAAAATAGATTTTAAAGTACTGTATTAACAACATTGTTGTGTGTCAACACACACAGCCTTGAATCAATCAATGGAGTCACCAACCGGGTTGAAAATCACACAGACCAAGGCTGGAGTAGATTGTTAAGAAAGCTTGTCCTCTCACTCATTCATATACACTTACCACTCTCATACTGTCTCTATGTTCTGGCAGTTGGATGAGATGTGCATCTCGTTCGATGGGGGCAAAACCACTCTGAACTTTGCAGAGGCAGCGCTGCTCATCCAAGGCTCAGCCTGCATTTACAGCAAGAAGGTGAGAAGTTGTTTGGTAGAAAATAATATTAGGCTGGTTTCATATAATATTCCTGACTTGTTGTCCAAAAGTAACTGTGATCCACCACAATTCATTTGATCTCAACTGTGGTATAACTATGATATTGTTAGCAGCTTGAGTTTTTGAAAAGCGTGTTAcagataaaatgtattattattagtgTTTCCCTTAGGATTTGTTTCAGCAAAGTTGGGGGGGGGGTTTGTGGTAGTGGGTGTGGCCAACTGCGCTGTCTCTGACCAACATTATTTAGAGGTCCTCGAAACGGGGCGGAGAGAATTTTAGTTTTAAAACTAGTTTCCTGCATTTTGTCAAGGGGCTCACTGGCTGAGAGAGAATACATTcagtttaaagctaatttccttaaattcttctacacattttgccatggtgctGAGAGaaattgcagttttaaagctaatttcctacaattctacacatttttccatggctTAATGCATGTTCTTATGCAatctatctgagtgactcaaacataacAAAATCAATGCCATGACTGTCtagttttttaaatgttattattatttttttcacctttatttaaccagttggcaagttgagaacaagttctcatttacaactgcgacctggccaagatacagcaaagcagttcgacacatacaacaacacagagttacacatggagtaaaacaaacataaagtcaataatacagtagaaaaataagtctatatacaatgtgagcaagggaggtaaaggcaataaataggccatggtggcgaagtaaatacaatatagcaagtaaaacactggaatggtagatttgcagtagatgaatgtgcaaagtagaaatactggggtgcaaaggagcaaaataaaaaaataaatacagtaggggaagaggtagttgttgtTCTGGTTAGTTCTCAAGGATCTTATTTAcaaaatatataggtccattatcatttctacacactTTATATCTAGCTTAAGtgttttaagtttacactgaaaaagTTCCATCCCTCAAATTATTTTCAAAACAAAATCATATCATTCTTTTATCATGTTTTTTGGGGGGCGACAACGATTTAGCAGCCCACCGCTGCcaaatgaatataggggaaacactttattaaaatgtattattttgttaTGGTTTGATTCAGGTGGAGCATTTGTACAACCTGGTGTACCAAACTCTGGACTACATCAACGACAGAAACAAGTAagtacagcgccttcagaaagtattcacacctctggaattttccctcattttgttcttttacagcctgaatttataattgattaaattgagattttgtcactggcctacacacaatactccataatgtcaaagtggaattatgtttttagaaattttaacaATTAATaagaaatgaaaagctgaaatgtcatgaGTCAATAAGTATGCAACCCATTtgttatttatataagtattcaagaATTCAACCcatttatgtaaattagatagttctgtatttaattttcaaaacattttcaaaaatgtctaaaaacatgttttcacttggtcattgtggggtattgtgtgtagatgggtgagggggaCGGGGGACGATGGAacagtggaataagtcaaggtgtatgaatactttcgcaaggcactgtcTCCGCCTCGCTCCCTGTGAACACACACAGCACCACTCAAACTGCAAGTCTTCATGGTGCTCTGCTTCTTCACTTCATTGCCCATTGAGTTTAAGGGGTTTGTATCTAATTTTCAGGAAAAATAAACAAGCATTGACTTCTGGAGAGGATGGCACGGACGGGGCCTCATCCAACAATGCTAATGGTGACGACGGGGTAAGAGTGTGTAGCGGGGGGGGTGTGACAGTTGGGTTAGGAAATCCTGGCCAAAGAGAGCCATAGTGGGTGTGTAGCAGGCTTTAGTTCCGGCCCAACACTGTTATTACCTGATTTTACTTATGTTTGTTGTTCCCCCAGTTTGAATCCTTAGACCAGGATACAACAGATGTCTCCCTGCAGTCAGAGATGAAGAATGACGCTAACACGGTGAGTGTCCACCTCTGGAAACATTTAACCCTTTATAAATGCCCCTCTAGAATGTACAATATATTGATTGGTGTTTCAATCAGACTAACTGATTTGTGTGTGTATCCATGATTCTCTGTAAATGATTGTCCTGTGTGTTCCTTAGAATGTGGACGTGGCCCCtcttccccctgagtctctgatTCCTCCTGAGGCATTTGAGAAACAGAAGCTGCTTCTCGTCAGGTGGGTGCCAAGTCCACGGCCTAAACCGCCCTCAACATGATGAGCTCTTCTGTAGAATAACTATGGAACATTGCCAGCCTTGCCATATGTAGCTGCCTTACTTTCTGATGGAACACATTTCTGTAGAGGGCTGTCATATCAATGTTTGTGTGTGCCCTGTGTATGTGCTGCAGTCTGAAAGGAGAGGTGCTGGGCAGCTGTAAGGACTTTAAGATGAACACGTTCACTCCGGACGCCCTGGGTATCATCCGCCTCTTCTTGGCCTCCTCTCAGTCCCACTTCCTCAGGGATGCCCTGTCTGACGCACCCCTGGTCCCCGTCACCCTGTTCGGGCACCAAGGTAGAGAGGCATTTAGAGATCGATACAGTATATCGACAGTTGTACATTACTGTGTCTAGGTCTATACACTGTACACAAGCGTTTTGGCTTGACTTtatctcagcattcaacaccatagtaccctccaagctcatcatcaagctcgaggccctgggtctgaaccccgccctgtgtaactgggtcctggacttcctgacgggttgcccccaggtggtgaaggtaggaaacaacacctcttcgctgatcctcaacactggggccccacaagggtgcatgctcatcCTCCtgttgtactccctgttcacccattactgcgtggccaagcacgcctccaactcaatcaagtttgcagacaacacaacagtagtaggctctgggagtgtgatgccaggaaaataacctctcactcaacgtcaacaaaactaaggagatgattgtggacgtcAGGAACCAGCAGAGGGAACaccccccccctatccacatcgatgggaccgcagtggagaaggtggaaagcttcaagttccttggcgtacacatcactgagtgtctagtttgagaaacagacgcctcacaagtcctcaactggcagcttcatttaaatagtacccgcaaaacaccagtctcaatgtcaacagtgaagaggtgactccgcaatgctgaccttctaggcagagttcctctgtccagtgtctgttattttgcccatcttaatattttatttttattggccagtctgagatatgtctttttct
This is a stretch of genomic DNA from Salvelinus alpinus chromosome 11, SLU_Salpinus.1, whole genome shotgun sequence. It encodes these proteins:
- the LOC139534059 gene encoding suppressor of cytokine signaling 2-like isoform X2, with product MEVVILLGWYWGSLTANEAKEILQDASEGTFLLRDSSQRDYLFTISAMTSAGPTNLRIEYKEGKFKLDSVVLIKPKLKQFDSVVHLVEHYVQLSRTTSKGALSGASQSLAPPNGTVQLLLTKPVYTATPSLQHLSRIAINNATRQVQELPLPNRLKNYLTDYSYNV
- the LOC139534059 gene encoding suppressor of cytokine signaling 2-like isoform X1 — its product is MTCHSPESTETIENERRTDTESRVVDSDETRIGQAMKDLKNTGWYWGSLTANEAKEILQDASEGTFLLRDSSQRDYLFTISAMTSAGPTNLRIEYKEGKFKLDSVVLIKPKLKQFDSVVHLVEHYVQLSRTTSKGALSGASQSLAPPNGTVQLLLTKPVYTATPSLQHLSRIAINNATRQVQELPLPNRLKNYLTDYSYNV